TCCAATACTGGCAGACAAGGGTAATGAAATGGGAAGAGCAATGATCCAACTTATGATACCAATGAAAATACCTTCACTGACTACATTGCGTAAAATTGTTCCAGTCCTTCCACCAATCGTACGAATAATCCCAAATTCTCTGGTACGCTCAATTATGTTGGTACTCATTGATGAAATAAGACCGAGTCCACCAACGACTGCCATGATCATAGACATCATAATTAAGGCAAAAATAAGAAGGGAAATATGACCAGTTAATGCTTCGGCTAGCATAATCTCTGATATGATAGATTCTACATTGATGTTTTCTTTTGCTAGCACCTTTTCAAGCTCATTTTTCATGGCAGCTATAGATTCTGGATCTTTTAAAGCTACACGCAATTTGTTTGATTGCTCTAATTGACCTGTAACTTCACCATATCCTTCTGAAGATATATAAACAGTATTTTTAGCTAAGTCTTCTCTCACAATGCCAACCACTTCAAATTGCACTGAATTTCCACGAATCAATAGTGGAAGGGAATCCCCTACGTGTAAATCTGGGAATAATGTTTTGGCATTATGGTTTAGTACAATAGCATTGTTGTTTTCTATTTCATCGAGCCAACTCCCTTTAATTAATGGCAAATCTATCATAGAACTATTTATTGGTACAGAGCGAAGCGAGAAGCTTCCATGTCCACCGTCTGGATACGTTTGCACGATATTTAAACCATCTGATCGAACCCGGGCAGCTTCTTCTATATTCCAAACTTCTACTTTTTCTACGCCAGGGATGTCTTCAAGGATTTGCTTCATTCGTTGTCTCGGTTCAGCATCATTTAATTTGATTTCCAAATCATAATGACGTTGTGAAGCGGCATCAGATATAATCTTTTCCCAACCTGCTTTAACATTTAAACCTGTTAGGAACATGCTACCTGCAACTGATAATAAGCAGATGGTGAGGATAAGACGCCCTTTTTTACGAAATGTATTTCGTAAAGATAGGATCAGAGTTCTATCTAATCCTTTTATTTTTCCGAGAAATGTCTCAAGTCGACTAGTACTGAGTGATTTCCTACTTACTCCGTATTCGCTGAGGGTTTCTCGAACAGTAATTCGAGTTACTCTTAAGATAGGGATGAGTGCTGTTAAAACAGGTATTAGAATACCTGTTAACAGCAGAACAATGTAATTCCACAAAGGAAGGACATCACTGTAAATCGTAAAATTCAAGATCACTGCAATCATCTCAGCAAAAAGTCGTCCAAATGTGATGCCTGCAGGCAAACCAATCAGAACAGCTATGATGCTCAAAACAACGACCATTAACAAATAAATACCAGCAATTTGTTTAGTACTTGCACCGATTGCTTTCATAACACCAATTTGATGAATCTGTCCAGCAAGCATCCCGTTAATCATTGTGGCAATTAGAATAGCACTTAGAATCAATGCCATTAAACTGAACAAAAGTAACATAATTACAATGGATGTGAGTTGGGATTGATGTGGATGTTGACCAGGGGGCGGGATTCGAATTTCTTCAATAGCAATCCCCTGTTGTTGCATCCATTCTGCTAGTTTTCCAACATTTTGTTCAATTTTTGCTATATTCATTGTTTGATCTTGGAATAGTACTTTTAGAATGTGGAAAGACTCAGTCTCACCAAGTTGTTGCAGGGTGGATTCAGAAATATAACCAAACGCTCTTTGATCCTGTTCTGCTGGGGGCAAACTTGGATCATGTACGGTACCTGAGATGGATATTTGCTTCTTCTCTCCTGTAGAAGTTTTAATATAAAGAGTATCCCCAATATTTGCCTCTAAAAATATAAGTGCAGATCTCTCCAGTAAAATTGAACCATCTGGAGGAGGGGAAACACCAGACTCTGGTTCGAATGTTCCGATGTTCATGTTTTCAAAATCATCAATGCCAAATAACATAATCTCTTGCCATTCATTTGGTTGCATTTCAATTCTGGCATTTACCCAGGCTGTGGCTTCTACACCTTCTATCCCAGGTTGTTTTCTAACTTTTTCAAGGAGATTTTTATCACTATTTTTTAAA
The window above is part of the Chengkuizengella sp. SCS-71B genome. Proteins encoded here:
- a CDS encoding ABC transporter permease — translated: MFSPRWKKVIADLRNAKGRWIMMVTAIAVGIFGIASMLSSYSILTRELNLNYMSTNPASAYIELESVDLKNSDKNLLEKVRKQPGIEGVEATAWVNARIEMQPNEWQEIMLFGIDDFENMNIGTFEPESGVSPPPDGSILLERSALIFLEANIGDTLYIKTSTGEKKQISISGTVHDPSLPPAEQDQRAFGYISESTLQQLGETESFHILKVLFQDQTMNIAKIEQNVGKLAEWMQQQGIAIEEIRIPPPGQHPHQSQLTSIVIMLLLFSLMALILSAILIATMINGMLAGQIHQIGVMKAIGASTKQIAGIYLLMVVVLSIIAVLIGLPAGITFGRLFAEMIAVILNFTIYSDVLPLWNYIVLLLTGILIPVLTALIPILRVTRITVRETLSEYGVSRKSLSTSRLETFLGKIKGLDRTLILSLRNTFRKKGRLILTICLLSVAGSMFLTGLNVKAGWEKIISDAASQRHYDLEIKLNDAEPRQRMKQILEDIPGVEKVEVWNIEEAARVRSDGLNIVQTYPDGGHGSFSLRSVPINSSMIDLPLIKGSWLDEIENNNAIVLNHNAKTLFPDLHVGDSLPLLIRGNSVQFEVVGIVREDLAKNTVYISSEGYGEVTGQLEQSNKLRVALKDPESIAAMKNELEKVLAKENINVESIISEIMLAEALTGHISLLIFALIMMSMIMAVVGGLGLISSMSTNIIERTREFGIIRTIGGRTGTILRNVVSEGIFIGIISWIIALPISLPLSASIGKLIGNMTFNVPLPLILSPMAIFIWLIFILLGSTAASFYPAWKASQLTIRNTLDYV